The following proteins are co-located in the Candidatus Methanogranum gryphiswaldense genome:
- a CDS encoding DNA repair exonuclease, whose product MATFKFVHCADLHLGSRAYGISGKDPELGKRMTEAVFKSFSKIIDHALLEKADFMVISGDIFDETTETPATRYRFSKELSRISIPVFICLGNHDYVMSWTESIPYPDNVHVFGKEPESIFIEVGGGNVEIVGRSFPSVHSSFDPVQDIKGKEGVFSVAVIHCSVDAVTMDNDYGPCKLADMYNKGIDYWALGHIHKRVELSKDPCIVYSGNIQGRNRRETGPKGAYLVSVSDDHMVGLEFFATQDVIWENIESDITGKDINGLMNTISSTVKKGSIINLTINGHGPLDSILRLGTEGLIDQIENITGCRVADLRINTYPLLERNDLLQGADLRAKIIRSSDKMSLLDRDQLINLICSTKQSASIRYMLEWLEDDELKALVRDAETLLIEKLTEGSR is encoded by the coding sequence GTGGCCACTTTTAAATTCGTTCACTGCGCCGATCTGCATTTGGGCAGCAGGGCATACGGCATTTCAGGAAAAGATCCTGAATTGGGAAAAAGGATGACAGAAGCTGTTTTCAAGTCTTTTTCCAAGATAATAGACCACGCGCTCTTGGAAAAGGCAGATTTCATGGTGATCTCCGGAGATATATTCGATGAGACCACCGAAACGCCAGCTACGCGTTATAGATTTTCTAAAGAACTTTCAAGAATTAGCATCCCTGTCTTCATATGTCTCGGTAATCATGATTACGTCATGTCTTGGACCGAGAGCATACCATATCCAGATAATGTTCACGTGTTCGGTAAGGAACCTGAAAGTATTTTTATCGAGGTCGGAGGAGGCAATGTAGAGATCGTCGGAAGGAGTTTCCCTTCTGTTCATTCTTCATTCGACCCTGTTCAGGACATAAAAGGAAAAGAAGGGGTATTTTCAGTAGCGGTGATACATTGTAGTGTTGACGCTGTAACAATGGATAACGATTATGGCCCGTGTAAACTTGCTGACATGTACAACAAAGGTATTGATTATTGGGCCCTGGGACACATTCATAAGAGGGTCGAATTGTCAAAGGACCCATGCATCGTTTATTCCGGTAACATTCAAGGGAGGAACAGGAGAGAGACCGGTCCAAAGGGTGCCTACCTAGTAAGTGTATCGGACGATCATATGGTCGGTCTTGAGTTCTTCGCGACCCAGGATGTAATATGGGAAAATATAGAATCAGACATCACTGGAAAAGACATAAACGGTCTTATGAATACGATATCTTCTACAGTAAAAAAAGGCTCTATAATCAATCTTACAATAAACGGACACGGTCCTTTAGACAGCATTTTACGTCTGGGCACAGAGGGACTTATAGATCAGATAGAGAACATTACAGGATGCAGGGTTGCGGACCTTCGTATCAATACATATCCGCTTTTGGAAAGAAACGATCTTTTGCAGGGCGCAGACCTTAGGGCCAAGATAATAAGGTCCTCGGATAAGATGAGTCTTTTGGATAGGGACCAGCTCATCAATTTAATATGTTCCACTAAGCAGTCCGCGTCTATCAGATATATGTTAGAATGGCTCGAGGATGATGAGTTAAAGGCACTAGTTCGTGATGCAGAGACCCTTTTGATAGAAAAATTGACGGAGGGATCAAGATGA
- a CDS encoding cobyric acid synthase encodes MDNITSKVKEEIDVGWIGPNKKCPYHPSHFTGQDCTFCYCPFYPCNDTDLGEMTRSKHDKAIWNCTYCLFIHRPEVGKFVMSEIKRQNINDPKDPRIKSILPNAKKRFFHPGKAIMVVGATSDAGKSITVAAICRILHNKGYLVCPFKSQNMSLNSKVTSKGSEIAMIQVLQSQAAGLKNPDHHMNPILLKPKGETRSQVMVEGEPFKDYDVEGYYNEFVPGPGKEIVRRNIEFLKKRYDYVVMEGAGSPAEINIYDKDIANMRAAEIADADCLLVVNVEWGGSFAYAVGTLDLIPENDRKRIKGIILNNVRGNPEYLRSGADRLEEITGVPVVGIIPHAELFLPSEDSEAFRGKSTVGHGNIIVSVIKFPRIANFTDIDPLFLEDTTIRYVERPEELKGSDAIILPGTKNTIDDLNWMISSGIGDEIKKLKGKIPILGICGGYQMMGKLLKDPNGLEGKEPSNVEGLGLFNNTTEWNEYKKRVIQSEGTMICNGEPIVGYEIHMGMSEINEKPIFKINRYPKEEYEGSLIENEMLFGTYLHGCLDKPAFRKYFMSFIKHDGTPLELNDVKDYDDILEENIAKMAYVFESGLDIEKLFDILGVKN; translated from the coding sequence ATGGATAATATCACCAGCAAGGTCAAAGAAGAGATAGATGTCGGATGGATCGGACCCAACAAGAAATGCCCATATCATCCAAGTCATTTCACGGGACAGGACTGCACATTCTGCTACTGTCCTTTCTACCCATGCAACGATACCGATCTCGGAGAGATGACCAGATCAAAACATGATAAGGCCATTTGGAATTGTACCTATTGTCTTTTCATTCACAGACCAGAAGTAGGAAAGTTCGTCATGTCTGAAATAAAAAGACAGAACATCAACGACCCCAAAGACCCTCGCATCAAGAGCATCCTACCTAATGCCAAAAAGAGATTCTTCCATCCGGGAAAGGCAATCATGGTCGTAGGTGCCACATCTGATGCAGGAAAATCGATAACAGTGGCAGCAATATGCCGTATACTTCACAATAAAGGGTATCTGGTATGCCCCTTCAAATCTCAAAATATGAGCCTTAACTCGAAGGTCACAAGCAAAGGTTCCGAGATCGCCATGATACAGGTCCTTCAATCCCAGGCCGCAGGGCTGAAGAATCCTGATCATCACATGAATCCCATACTTCTCAAGCCCAAAGGAGAAACAAGATCACAGGTGATGGTAGAAGGCGAACCATTCAAAGACTATGACGTCGAAGGATATTACAACGAATTCGTACCTGGACCGGGCAAAGAGATCGTACGCAGGAACATAGAATTCCTCAAAAAACGTTACGACTATGTGGTAATGGAAGGCGCGGGGTCTCCCGCTGAGATCAACATATATGACAAGGATATCGCAAATATGCGTGCTGCAGAAATTGCAGATGCAGACTGTTTGTTGGTCGTGAATGTCGAATGGGGAGGTTCGTTCGCGTATGCGGTGGGTACTCTGGACCTTATACCCGAAAATGACAGAAAAAGGATAAAAGGCATAATACTGAACAATGTACGCGGTAATCCAGAATATCTAAGATCTGGGGCTGACAGACTTGAAGAGATCACAGGGGTGCCTGTTGTTGGGATAATACCTCATGCAGAACTTTTCCTACCATCAGAAGATTCCGAAGCATTTAGAGGAAAAAGTACTGTTGGACATGGTAACATAATCGTCTCCGTGATCAAATTCCCGAGGATCGCCAATTTCACCGATATCGATCCACTGTTCCTCGAGGATACGACAATAAGGTACGTAGAAAGGCCAGAAGAACTGAAAGGTTCTGATGCAATAATCCTTCCAGGAACAAAGAATACAATTGATGACCTGAATTGGATGATATCCTCCGGTATTGGAGATGAGATCAAGAAACTGAAGGGAAAAATACCGATCCTTGGGATCTGCGGCGGATATCAGATGATGGGAAAACTTCTGAAAGACCCTAACGGTCTGGAAGGAAAGGAACCAAGCAACGTAGAAGGATTGGGACTATTCAATAACACCACTGAATGGAACGAGTATAAGAAAAGGGTCATCCAGAGCGAAGGTACAATGATCTGCAACGGAGAACCCATAGTTGGTTATGAGATCCATATGGGAATGTCAGAAATTAACGAGAAACCCATATTCAAGATCAATAGATATCCGAAAGAAGAATACGAAGGTTCCTTGATTGAAAATGAAATGCTTTTTGGAACGTATCTCCATGGATGTCTGGACAAACCTGCATTCAGAAAATATTTCATGTCATTTATCAAACATGATGGGACGCCATTGGAATTGAATGATGTGAAAGATTATGATGACATACTAGAAGAAAATATAGCAAAAATGGCCTATGTTTTCGAATCTGGATTAGATATTGAAAAATTATTTGATATATTGGGGGTGAAAAATTGA
- a CDS encoding DNA primase encodes MNIDPNATKYMIKAKITADGIVEKPDVVGAIFGQTEGLLGDDLDLRDLQKSGRIGRIEVEIVSKGGKSEGIIYMASSLDQVETVILASALETIDRVGPCKASIRVLGIEDVRVTKREKVVERAKELLNDLIVQSKGTSSDLTQSIRQSIQVEEITTYGKDRCPAGPAVKDSESIIIVEGRSDVLNLLRAGIKNAIAVEGTNIPKTVQDLSREKVATAFTDGDRGGELILRELFQTSEIDFVARAPRAHEVEELTSKQIVKCLRNKVPGDQYMEMNGLSYEEKDLDETAERDLREGERREIREDDKPRRDREAREGRDRRDRPERSNDRTERTERPERSERSERPERSNDRTERTERPERSERSERPERSNDRTERTERPERSERSERPERSNDRTERTERPERSERSERPVERRKDNTRTRDSDSDSDERRERKERFNSENADRYKKKNVHGTENSEERVDAVDNSESESKIVERREESAVIESVPKSEIVEASDIVSTEYSDESKKTRKVREKADKPERAHKEDDKSTRTLRAKKDRNTKTLSPEQEVFRDMLLDMSSTHNAKILAADNSVIREVAVKGLVSSLKEESAGTSTIIFDGVISQRILDVSAEKGINTVVGTRKGNITKMPANIVIWTKEDLY; translated from the coding sequence ATGAATATTGATCCAAACGCAACAAAATATATGATCAAAGCCAAGATCACGGCTGACGGCATCGTTGAGAAACCAGATGTCGTGGGAGCGATCTTTGGACAGACAGAAGGACTGCTTGGAGACGATCTCGATCTTAGAGATCTTCAGAAATCAGGCAGGATAGGTAGGATAGAGGTCGAGATTGTTTCCAAGGGCGGAAAGTCAGAGGGAATAATCTACATGGCTTCTTCACTTGATCAGGTGGAGACTGTAATTCTCGCATCTGCACTCGAGACCATCGACCGTGTAGGACCTTGCAAAGCAAGCATCCGTGTTCTCGGTATCGAGGATGTTCGCGTGACCAAGAGAGAAAAGGTCGTCGAACGTGCAAAAGAACTTTTGAATGATCTTATCGTACAATCAAAAGGAACATCTTCTGACCTTACACAGAGCATAAGACAATCCATACAAGTGGAAGAAATAACTACATATGGAAAGGACAGATGCCCGGCAGGTCCGGCTGTCAAAGATTCCGAATCCATAATCATTGTGGAAGGAAGGTCCGATGTTCTCAATCTGCTTAGAGCAGGAATAAAGAACGCCATTGCAGTTGAAGGAACGAACATTCCTAAGACCGTACAGGACCTTTCCAGAGAAAAGGTGGCAACAGCATTCACCGATGGAGACAGAGGAGGAGAATTGATCCTCAGAGAACTTTTCCAGACATCGGAGATAGATTTCGTTGCCCGTGCGCCTCGTGCCCATGAGGTCGAGGAACTCACTTCCAAACAGATAGTGAAATGTCTCCGCAACAAGGTCCCTGGTGACCAGTACATGGAGATGAATGGTCTAAGCTACGAGGAGAAAGACCTTGACGAGACCGCAGAACGCGATCTTCGTGAGGGTGAGCGCAGAGAGATCCGCGAGGATGATAAACCTAGAAGGGACCGCGAAGCGCGCGAAGGCCGTGACCGCAGGGACAGGCCCGAGAGGTCGAACGACAGGACAGAAAGGACCGAGAGGCCTGAGAGATCGGAAAGATCTGAGAGACCCGAGAGGTCGAACGACAGGACAGAAAGGACCGAGAGGCCTGAGAGATCGGAAAGATCTGAGAGACCCGAGAGGTCGAACGACAGGACAGAAAGGACCGAGAGGCCTGAGAGATCGGAAAGATCTGAGAGACCCGAGAGGTCGAACGACAGGACAGAAAGGACCGAGAGGCCTGAGAGATCGGAAAGATCTGAGAGACCCGTCGAGAGAAGAAAGGATAACACCAGAACAAGGGATTCCGATTCCGATTCTGATGAACGCCGCGAGCGCAAAGAGAGATTCAACTCTGAGAACGCTGACAGATACAAGAAGAAGAATGTTCACGGGACAGAGAATTCCGAAGAGCGTGTAGACGCTGTTGATAATTCAGAGAGCGAGTCCAAGATCGTAGAGCGCAGAGAGGAATCTGCTGTCATCGAATCTGTACCAAAATCTGAGATTGTCGAGGCATCCGATATCGTTTCAACAGAATACTCTGATGAATCGAAGAAGACAAGGAAGGTCCGCGAAAAGGCAGACAAACCGGAAAGGGCACACAAAGAAGACGACAAGTCCACAAGGACACTTCGTGCAAAGAAGGACAGAAACACCAAGACACTGTCCCCAGAGCAAGAGGTATTCAGAGACATGCTTCTTGATATGTCCTCTACACACAACGCGAAAATACTCGCGGCAGACAACTCTGTGATAAGAGAGGTCGCTGTCAAGGGATTGGTAAGTTCGCTCAAAGAGGAATCTGCGGGTACATCTACCATAATCTTTGATGGTGTGATATCCCAAAGGATACTCGATGTATCTGCCGAGAAGGGCATAAACACTGTGGTGGGTACCCGTAAGGGTAACATCACCAAGATGCCTGCTAATATCGTGATCTGGACCAAAGAAGACCTCTATTGA
- a CDS encoding AAA family ATPase: protein MKVLSLRIRSFGELRERKIDFDDELTVIYGKNETGKTSFMEFIRGTLFPDNQRNHYPEYRTTDSGELDFEIASGDKFTITREGKKARSEKMPSDIVHMDSSLYRSLFAMSPEDLRDSKVITSGEIKNRFLTVPGGESLPKVIEDIESEMKDIMSVDRKSSSTKVARLFSDIENNDMAVKRSKELDGSYGEKSNERNELQKISEDLKEKKKESDVAVASYSIQRSQSANLVKLDELKKKKDTISASAEITDSDKTKYEELKVNLANIKRETEDARSVVNEFQDSTDGIDPKILLVHRTTIEDLKHKEQLYVQLSRQRKEFQDNENNAIKEINNEPVKREMVQKSRPSVGLIALGAMVFVATVFIGLLSNILVSVVGAAVFVACIIIAFKKGQRRESSVSSDKTVDSRQVEYWHGKVQELDGNISSIEKDLDILAKRTGLARSSFMIDVDRLYNALGNALKISDAETVRDKLDVLESRAQSDLNLFLSRFGSEQRFKDLCEMKKEYDSICYQIDTLEKSIESSGYFNGAQVIELPDTEGIQEKMNEVQRKIGDIDRQLRSMREDDEMERLLDMRTLLTTELYNTVKRWAVLSLASSMIEDACNTIYSDIQPGVITTADHLVRTMTCERYGLEMDIRTNEVRVRSGDTGKKEKEWSTGLGDQVYLAIKLAIAKEMSGSETLPILLDDVLQMFDSERKKNACKSLVELSKDMQIILFTCDAETLSMMRSIDACKVIELANIE from the coding sequence ATGAAGGTTCTTTCATTGAGAATAAGATCTTTTGGTGAGTTGAGGGAAAGGAAAATCGACTTTGACGATGAACTTACGGTCATATATGGTAAGAATGAGACAGGGAAGACATCCTTCATGGAATTCATAAGAGGGACGTTGTTTCCTGACAATCAGAGAAATCATTATCCTGAATATAGGACCACAGACTCGGGAGAACTTGATTTTGAGATCGCTTCCGGAGATAAGTTCACGATAACACGTGAAGGCAAAAAGGCGAGATCTGAAAAGATGCCCTCCGATATCGTCCATATGGATTCTTCGCTTTACAGGTCGTTGTTCGCAATGTCGCCTGAGGACCTTAGAGATTCCAAGGTCATTACTTCCGGGGAGATCAAGAATCGTTTCTTGACAGTTCCAGGCGGAGAGTCTCTCCCGAAGGTCATCGAGGATATAGAGTCCGAGATGAAGGATATAATGAGTGTTGATAGGAAATCCTCTTCTACAAAGGTAGCCAGATTGTTTTCTGACATAGAGAACAACGATATGGCTGTAAAAAGGTCCAAGGAATTGGATGGATCGTATGGTGAAAAGAGCAATGAAAGGAACGAACTCCAAAAGATATCAGAGGATTTGAAGGAGAAGAAGAAAGAATCTGATGTCGCGGTAGCATCATACAGTATCCAAAGATCTCAATCTGCAAATCTGGTCAAATTGGATGAGCTTAAAAAGAAAAAGGATACGATTTCAGCTTCGGCGGAAATAACCGACAGCGATAAGACAAAATATGAAGAGCTAAAGGTCAATCTGGCCAATATAAAGCGTGAGACGGAAGATGCACGTTCCGTTGTGAATGAATTTCAAGATTCCACAGATGGGATAGATCCGAAGATATTACTCGTACATCGTACTACGATCGAGGATCTGAAGCACAAAGAACAGCTATATGTACAATTATCACGTCAAAGAAAAGAATTTCAAGACAATGAGAACAATGCGATCAAAGAGATAAATAATGAGCCCGTCAAAAGGGAGATGGTACAGAAGAGTAGGCCGAGTGTCGGTTTGATCGCCTTAGGGGCGATGGTGTTTGTTGCAACGGTTTTCATTGGATTACTATCCAACATCTTGGTATCTGTAGTCGGTGCCGCAGTTTTTGTCGCATGCATCATCATAGCGTTCAAGAAAGGTCAAAGGCGCGAAAGTAGTGTTTCAAGTGATAAGACGGTCGATTCCAGGCAGGTAGAATATTGGCACGGTAAGGTCCAAGAGCTCGATGGAAATATATCGAGTATTGAAAAGGACCTTGACATATTGGCAAAGAGGACAGGGCTTGCAAGATCATCGTTCATGATCGACGTTGATCGTTTGTATAATGCATTGGGAAATGCTTTGAAGATAAGTGATGCGGAAACAGTCAGAGATAAGTTGGATGTCTTGGAGAGCAGGGCGCAATCCGATCTTAATCTATTCTTATCCAGGTTTGGTTCAGAACAGAGATTTAAGGATCTCTGTGAAATGAAAAAGGAATATGACAGCATATGCTATCAGATAGATACGCTTGAAAAAAGCATCGAATCATCCGGATATTTTAATGGAGCACAGGTAATCGAACTTCCTGATACGGAAGGAATTCAGGAAAAGATGAATGAGGTTCAGAGGAAAATAGGGGATATTGACAGACAGCTCAGGTCGATGCGTGAAGATGATGAAATGGAGCGGCTGTTGGATATGCGCACACTCCTAACTACAGAACTTTACAATACAGTGAAGAGATGGGCGGTCCTGTCATTGGCATCTTCAATGATAGAGGATGCCTGCAACACGATATATTCCGACATTCAGCCAGGTGTGATAACCACGGCTGACCACCTGGTAAGGACAATGACATGTGAGAGGTATGGTCTGGAGATGGACATTCGTACCAATGAGGTAAGAGTAAGGTCCGGAGACACAGGTAAGAAAGAGAAGGAATGGAGTACAGGTCTTGGCGATCAAGTGTATCTGGCAATAAAATTGGCAATCGCCAAGGAGATGTCAGGAAGTGAGACACTTCCAATCTTACTCGATGATGTGTTGCAGATGTTCGATTCTGAAAGGAAGAAAAACGCGTGCAAATCACTTGTAGAACTTTCAAAGGATATGCAGATAATATTGTTCACATGCGATGCGGAGACACTGTCGATGATGAGGTCTATCGATGCTTGTAAGGTGATAGAGTTGGCTAATATTGAATAA
- a CDS encoding 3'-5' exonuclease — translation MSNLFSFDETPDNVVYVLDTETTGLLGAPEDVVVDIGICLVDLDHETVKEVYSAVVGHDVDSWNDYRKNAWIFQNTDMTLDAVKEGLPFTDVLNDVRSILLKKNVTAYNTGYDFNKFLFREPWNLRGTFNQYQDIMLAATYVCKLKSMNYFDDYRWPKLDNAYKMILKDEDPAGINGKQNHRALSDAKMASHIMIEMHKNGDYPYKKDQCFSSS, via the coding sequence ATGAGTAACCTTTTCTCATTTGATGAAACCCCCGATAATGTGGTATACGTATTAGACACGGAAACGACGGGACTTTTAGGGGCTCCGGAGGACGTTGTGGTGGACATTGGGATATGCCTGGTGGACCTAGACCATGAAACTGTGAAAGAGGTCTATTCCGCTGTAGTAGGTCATGATGTAGATTCTTGGAACGATTACAGAAAGAATGCTTGGATATTCCAAAATACAGATATGACCTTGGATGCTGTCAAAGAAGGTCTTCCTTTCACTGATGTACTGAATGATGTCAGATCGATCTTGTTGAAAAAGAATGTGACCGCATACAATACAGGTTATGATTTTAACAAATTCCTATTCCGGGAACCATGGAATCTAAGAGGCACATTCAATCAATATCAAGATATCATGCTTGCCGCCACATATGTCTGCAAATTAAAATCGATGAACTATTTTGATGATTACAGATGGCCAAAACTTGACAACGCTTACAAGATGATACTCAAAGACGAAGATCCTGCAGGAATAAACGGAAAGCAAAATCATCGTGCATTATCTGACGCAAAAATGGCATCACATATCATGATAGAAATGCATAAGAACGGAGATTATCCCTACAAAAAAGATCAATGTTTTTCATCATCTTGA
- a CDS encoding cobyric acid synthase, with the protein MRIIFLGTSSGAGKTTISALYCRYLRTKGINVAPFKASNLSLNSYVTKSGKEIGMGQAFQAWASEIEPTEDMNPVLLKPSGNSSIQLIIRGEPFMDITNNVPMDREMVMRKVEESYDKLIEEFDAVVCEGSGSPTELNLMDRDLANIGMLKARSIPAILIGDIERGGVFAAIYGTWKLIPDEQKPLLKGFIINRFRGESSILKSGIDRIEELTGMKCIGVLPYMNLKFPEEDSMSDKEGKLEGQDIRKAFMNNLDELLQKAVDSGLDLDAIDKCATD; encoded by the coding sequence TTGAGAATAATTTTTCTAGGAACATCATCCGGAGCCGGAAAAACAACTATCTCGGCACTTTATTGTAGATATCTAAGAACAAAAGGTATTAATGTTGCTCCATTCAAAGCTTCCAATCTATCCTTAAACTCTTATGTGACAAAAAGCGGCAAAGAAATAGGAATGGGACAAGCATTCCAAGCCTGGGCATCAGAGATCGAACCCACAGAGGACATGAATCCCGTTCTACTGAAGCCTTCTGGAAACAGTTCCATACAACTGATCATAAGGGGAGAACCATTCATGGACATAACAAATAATGTCCCCATGGATAGGGAAATGGTAATGAGGAAGGTAGAAGAATCTTACGACAAATTGATCGAAGAATTTGATGCCGTAGTATGCGAAGGATCCGGATCACCCACAGAATTGAATCTCATGGACAGAGACCTTGCAAACATAGGAATGCTCAAAGCACGTTCGATACCCGCGATACTTATCGGCGATATAGAAAGAGGCGGAGTGTTCGCAGCAATATATGGAACGTGGAAACTGATACCTGATGAACAAAAACCTTTGCTAAAAGGATTCATAATTAACAGATTCAGAGGTGAATCTTCGATATTAAAGAGCGGCATAGACCGCATCGAAGAACTTACCGGAATGAAATGCATAGGTGTACTTCCTTACATGAACCTAAAATTCCCTGAAGAAGATTCCATGTCAGATAAAGAAGGAAAATTGGAAGGTCAGGATATCAGAAAAGCATTCATGAACAACCTTGATGAACTGCTGCAAAAAGCCGTGGACAGCGGACTCGACCTAGATGCCATCGACAAATGTGCAACTGACTGA